In the genome of Naumovozyma dairenensis CBS 421 chromosome 7, complete genome, the window ATACAGCTGATGATGgcgataatgatgatgatgatgatgagaGACCAGTGGAATTAATGAGAGCAATATCTACTAATGGTGATACCACTTATAAGATTAATGGTAAAACTGTTACTTATAAGGAATATTCTGAATTTTTGGAAAgggaaaatattttaattaaagCTAAAAATTTCTTGGTTTTCCAAGGTGATGTTGAACAAATTGCATCTCAATCTCCTATggatttatcaaaattatttgaagaagtttCTGGATCTATACAATATAAGAAGgaatatgatgaattgaaggaacaaattgagaaattaaatcaatCTGCTGCGGAATCAATTAgaaatagaagaagaattcatggtgaattgaaaacttaTAAAGAAGGTATCacaaaagatgaagaatataaaaataatattgaaaaaaggaaaaaatattatatgtatTTAGTCCTGTGGCAATTATATcatttagaaaatgaaaagaaaaaatctttagataatttgaaaaatgcaAAATCAGAAATATCacaattgaagaataaaattaccaatgaagaaaaaaatttacaaagatCAAAAAGTTCCTTcttaaaggaaaatttaaaagttAATAAAAAGAGGGAACAACTTAATTATCAgttaaaggaaaaggatAAACTTTTAGAggatttgaattcaataaaaattcCTCAACGTGCTGCTTCTAAAcgtattaataatatagaaAAGAGAATTGAGTCTATTCagaaagatattgaaagacAACAAGGTTATATAAACACTTTtgaaaatcaattaaaagTGGTCACTAAGGCTAAAGAATCGTTTGAAAGggaaattaaagaatctgctcaaaattcaaataaatatagtTTGTCAGATGATGATCTAAAACTTTATGaatctttaaatgaaaaatatttaatggAAAACGGCTCCGCCATAGAACAacaaatatcattattgaataatgataaacaaGAAGTTTTAGAGGAAATGGATAGATTAAATAGAAAGATCGATGcatcaaaaaaaagaattacaGAGGAACTTCTAATCTCACAGGAACGtattcaaaatgaaaacattgAATTAGTGTcttcattaaatgaaaaaaatagtataTTTTCTGAAAAGACACATGAATTAAAAACATTACAAGCAGAAATTGAGTCAAGTAATAACCAAGAGTATGACACTAACTATAAACTTAGAGAaacattattgaaattagatgatttGAATGCAAATCAAAGAGaatcaattaaagaaaagaaactaaGGGAGAATGTAACCATGTTGAAAAGATTTTTTCCAGGTGTTAGAGGTTTAGTTCACGATTTATGTCGTCCCAAAAAGGATAAATACGGTTTAGCAGTTTCAACAATTTTAGGTAAAAACTTCGATTCAATCATTGTAGATAATTTGAATGTGGCTCAAGAATGTATCgcatttttcaaaaaacaACGTTCAGGGACTGCTTCATTTATTCCATTAGATACAATTTCTTCCGAGCAACCAACTTTGAATTTGCCTTCGTCTCAAGATTACATTTTAACTATCAATGCTATTGAATACGATCCTGAATATGAAAGAGCGATGCAATATGTTTGTTCAGATTCAATCATTTGTAATTCATTGGATATTGCTAGAGATTTAAAATGGAATAAAGGTGTACGATCTAAATTAGTAACAATAGAGGGTGCTTTGATTCATAAAGCAGGGTTAATGACAGGTGGTATATCTAAAGATAGTAATAATAGGTGGGATAAGGAAGAATATCAAAGTTTAATGACCTTGAaggataaattattattacaagtTGAAGAGATTTCTACCAAATCTCGTCTTTCTTCTACTAGAGCTAGAGATGTCGAGATCGAACTATCAACACTAAATGCTGAAATATCTAGTCTCAGGATGCAACTGTCACAAGTACAAAGATCCCTCGATGAGAATAAAACtgaaataaatcatcaaaataCCCTATTAGATCAGCAATATAATCCAAAATTAAAGTCactgaaagaaaaagttgaTGAGTTCGACAAATCTTGGAACgaattaaaatcaaataaagagaaattacaaaatgaaatattcaaagagTTGACTGATAAAGTTGGATTCACAATAGAGGAATATGAACGCCATTCTGGAGAATTATTAAGGAAACAATCAAAAGAATTACAACAGCTTCAAAAGGAGATATTAAACATTGAGAATAAGCTACAATtcgaaattgaaagattggAAAATACGCAGAAAAGACTGACATCAGCAGAATCTAATTTAGAAAAGGCACATGAAACATTAAAATCATTGCagaaagatgaaaatgaattagcTGAACAAGTCAAACAAATAGAGAGCGAAATAAACAGTGCAAGAAACGAACTAGATTCTGTGAATAAAGTTTTTACAGCCCAACAGCTGGATATTAATCGTATGGAAGAATCTCTAGGTGAATTAAACGATAATTCACAAACTTTGAAAAGGAATAGAGATGAAATAAAGGAAGATATAGCAAAAAATGATCTTGAGAGAATCGGTATTCTTAAAAACGCTAAAGTCACTAATATAGACATCCCTGTTATTTCTGAAACTAATCTTTCTGACCTGCCGATTGATAGAATTGACGAAGATACTATATCAGTTtctaatgaaattgatgttGACTACACTGCACTACCTGCCAAATACAAGGAAGAAATGGGATCGGCTACAAAGAATGAATTAGatacaaaaataaaaaatgtcGAAGATCTCTTAGATGTATTACAACCAAATGCAAGAGCGGCTGACAGATTCACAGAAGCACAAGAAAGGTTTGAAATCATCGACGGTGAAAcagaaaaaatcaaaaccACTGAAAGGAAAGCATTACAACAGTTCTTAAAaatcaaaaagaaaagaaaagaattgtttgaaaatgCTTTCGATTTTGTCAGTGAACATTTGGATAATATTTACAGAGAATTAACAAGAAATCCAAACTCCTCTGCTGATCTAGCAGGTGGTAATGCATCTTTGACTctagaagatgaagatgaaccATTTAATGCCGGTGTTAGATACCACGCTACCCCTCCTTTAAAAAGATTCAAAGATATGGAATATTTGTCCGGTGGTGAGAAAACAGTTGCCGCTTTAGCATTGCTGTTTGCAATCAATGCCTATCAACCAAGTCCATTTTTCGTTTTGGATGAAGTTGACGCTGCTTTGGATATAACTAATGTGGAA includes:
- the SMC1 gene encoding cohesin subunit SMC1 (similar to Saccharomyces cerevisiae SMC1 (YFL008W); ancestral locus Anc_8.68) gives rise to the protein MGRLSGLELNNFKSYKGITKVGFGDSNFTSIIGPNGSGKSNMMDAISFVLGVRSSHLRSNIVKDLIYRGVINDNGDTNEHGKVTSAYVKAFYEKNTADDGDNDDDDDERPVELMRAISTNGDTTYKINGKTVTYKEYSEFLERENILIKAKNFLVFQGDVEQIASQSPMDLSKLFEEVSGSIQYKKEYDELKEQIEKLNQSAAESIRNRRRIHGELKTYKEGITKDEEYKNNIEKRKKYYMYLVLWQLYHLENEKKKSLDNLKNAKSEISQLKNKITNEEKNLQRSKSSFLKENLKVNKKREQLNYQLKEKDKLLEDLNSIKIPQRAASKRINNIEKRIESIQKDIERQQGYINTFENQLKVVTKAKESFEREIKESAQNSNKYSLSDDDLKLYESLNEKYLMENGSAIEQQISLLNNDKQEVLEEMDRLNRKIDASKKRITEELLISQERIQNENIELVSSLNEKNSIFSEKTHELKTLQAEIESSNNQEYDTNYKLRETLLKLDDLNANQRESIKEKKLRENVTMLKRFFPGVRGLVHDLCRPKKDKYGLAVSTILGKNFDSIIVDNLNVAQECIAFFKKQRSGTASFIPLDTISSEQPTLNLPSSQDYILTINAIEYDPEYERAMQYVCSDSIICNSLDIARDLKWNKGVRSKLVTIEGALIHKAGLMTGGISKDSNNRWDKEEYQSLMTLKDKLLLQVEEISTKSRLSSTRARDVEIELSTLNAEISSLRMQLSQVQRSLDENKTEINHQNTLLDQQYNPKLKSLKEKVDEFDKSWNELKSNKEKLQNEIFKELTDKVGFTIEEYERHSGELLRKQSKELQQLQKEILNIENKLQFEIERLENTQKRLTSAESNLEKAHETLKSLQKDENELAEQVKQIESEINSARNELDSVNKVFTAQQLDINRMEESLGELNDNSQTLKRNRDEIKEDIAKNDLERIGILKNAKVTNIDIPVISETNLSDLPIDRIDEDTISVSNEIDVDYTALPAKYKEEMGSATKNELDTKIKNVEDLLDVLQPNARAADRFTEAQERFEIIDGETEKIKTTERKALQQFLKIKKKRKELFENAFDFVSEHLDNIYRELTRNPNSSADLAGGNASLTLEDEDEPFNAGVRYHATPPLKRFKDMEYLSGGEKTVAALALLFAINAYQPSPFFVLDEVDAALDITNVERIAAYIRRHGNPNLQFIVISLKNTMFEKSDALVGVFRQQQENSSKIVTLDLRNYAD